The following proteins are encoded in a genomic region of Tenebrio molitor chromosome 7, icTenMoli1.1, whole genome shotgun sequence:
- the LOC138135650 gene encoding leucine-rich repeat-containing protein 57-like, with the protein MGNSGLKQHIVTAQKTGVLKLSQGHLNGFPPEFKQLEGNLRTLDLSDNKFVVLPNEISRFLQLKHLNLNKNKLGKIPDCIGALTKLETLNLCHNNFSTLPRTLSNLINLKQVYLCDNHLKELPLMFCSLKHLDILDLSKNEITTVSADVSGLNVVELNLNQNQITDISPQIANCPRLKTLRLEENCLQLSAIHSKILTDSKISNLAVDGNLFELKQLADVPGYEAYMERFTAVKKKMF; encoded by the coding sequence ATGGGTAATTCAGGACTAAAGCAACACATTGTAACTGCTCAAAAGACaggagttttgaaattatcacAAGGCCACCTCAATGGATTTCCTCCTGAATTTAAACAATTGGAAGGAAATTTGAGAACTCTGGATCTATCAGATAACAAGTTTGTAGTTTTACCTAATGAAATTAGTAGGtttttacaattaaaacaCCTCAATTTAAACAAGAATAAGTTGGGAAAAATTCCTGACTGCATCGGAGCACTTACAAAACTAGAAACGCTCAATCTTTGTCATAATAATTTCTCGACGTTACCCAGAACATTAtcaaatttgataaatttaaagcaGGTATATTTGTGTGACAACCATTTAAAGGAGTTGCCGTTGATGTTCTGCAGTTTAAAACATTTGGATATATTAGATTTATCTAAGAATGAAATTACCACAGTTTCTGCAGATGTTTCAGGTTTAAATGTGGTAGAGCtgaatttaaatcaaaatcaGATTACAGACATTTCCCCTCAAATTGCTAATTGTCCTAGATTGAAAACATTACGTTTAGAGGAGAATTGTTTACAGCTTTCTGCTATACATTCCAAAATCTTGACTGAttcaaaaatttctaatttagcTGTGGATGGTAATTTATtcgaattaaaacaattaGCAGATGTGCCAGGGTACGAAGCTTATATGGAACGATTTACTGCAGTCAAAAAAAAGATGTTTTAA
- the LOC138135648 gene encoding microtubule-associated protein Jupiter-like has translation MGDTDAPTTENPPESQENATCDITKPSIDILKEAKPSENIAITDPIEKTENTPLINVETTVKASTVDDTAVQKDSPKNVEELPKDKLCDILPKTIDELKNDNKPIAQSVKDEIDDAIKQKEKASLKNRSDIFSLNENKNLPSTIFSVGGAPSKTIHMTTNTNSSKTSSSNDTIGLAGSKQNQFRNPVTGIGVSSNDEFKNKPSKRKDGNPLLGVGYKDDEEFFNAPTSQRIPPGGYSKGLW, from the exons ATGGGTGATACCGACGCACCGACGACCGAAAACCCTCCCGAATCTCAAGAAAACGCCACTTGCGATATTACCAAACCTTCGATTGATATTTTAAAGGAGGCCAAACCAAGTGAAAATATCGCAATTACCGATCCAATCgagaaaactgaaaatacgCCACTCATAAATGTTGAGACCACTGTTAAAGCATCAACAGTAGACGACACCGCTGTACAAAAAGATTCGCCTAAAAACGTTGAGGAACTCCCGAAAGATAAATTATGCGACATCCTTCCGAAGACAATCGATGaacttaaaaatgataataaaccGATTGCTCAAAGCGTCAAAGACGAAATCGACGATGCCATAAAGCAGAAGGAAAAAGCATCGCTAAAGAACAGAAGCGATATTTTTTCTCTGAACGAAAACAAAAATCTGCCATCGACTATATTTTCGGTTGGAGGTGCTCCTTCGAAGACCATCCACATGACAACGAATACCAACTCAAGTAAAACGTCGTCTTCTAATGACACAATTGGATTAGCTGGCTCCAAGCAGAATCAATTTAGAAATCCCGTCACTGGCATAGGTGTCAGTTCAAatgatgaatttaaaaataaaccttcAAAAAGAAAAG ATGGGAACCCGCTGCTTGGAGTTGGTTACAAGGATGACGAAGAATTTTTCAATGCACCAACATCCCAAAGAATCCCACCTGGTGGTTATTCGAAAGGTTTATGGTGA